The following is a genomic window from Rhodoferax sp. PAMC 29310.
GAGATCGCAGTGGGGTGAGTCAAAGCGAGCGGCACCGGAACCCAGGCCGGCTGCGGACGAGACATGGACCCCAGCACCAACTTGGCGACAGCAATGTTGGACATCAAAATGTCCCACAGCACGAAACGTGTTAGCCGAAGGGCCGGTTTCAGCTTGATCTTCGACGGGCGGGGCAGAAAGTCATGCAGCAGCCGCGGTATCACGATGCCAATAAGGGTCGCAGACAGCAGGTGAACGGGTTCAACGGAGTGCTGTAGCAGCAACCAACTGCTGGCCAACAGCGCCGTCAACCAGGGATGACCCAACCAGGATGTCTTCCGTTTGATCATGGCTTGTCTCCTTGAGGGGGCAGCTTCACGTCGCCTTCGCCGCCCCGGTAGGGACGCGTTGTTTGGGCCGCAGCGCCACCGACGGGGCCCAACACAGCTTGCGCATATCCGGTGTGGTCGGCCAACTGAACGGCTGCGGCGTCGGTGTAGCGCTTGAGTGGTGAGGCGCCAGTCGCCAAGACCAGGCTCAGGCCCAGCAGACCCAGCGTGGCAGAGGTGAGGCGCCAACTGCCGCCCGAGTTGCTCATTTGATTGTTGATGGGCAACACTTGCCAGAACAAAATGCTTCCGGCCCGCGCCAGCCCAATTAGTGTCAGAAAGCCCGCGCTCAATACCACGGCCCACACCCAGCCTTGTGCAGGTGTAGCAGCTGCACTTTGCAGAACCATCAATTTGCCCAGGAAACCGGGCAGAGGAGGGAGGCCCGCCACCGAGGCGGCACCCAGCAGGGTCATCAAACCCAGCATGATGGGTTGTGCCACCGGAGTCGATGGTTGCAGTCGGTCGCCTATATCGCCCCGTTGCGAGGCCACGAGTTCAACCAGCAGGAACAGGGCAGCGATGACCAAGGTGCTGTGCACCATGTAGTACAGCGCTGCCGACATCGCGGCAGGTGTAAATAGACCAACTGCCGCCAAAATGGTGCCCACCGAGGCTACTGTGAGGTAAGACACCAGTCGGGACAGACTGTGAGATGCCAGCGCCCCAAAGACGCCCAGCACGGTCGTCGTCAACGCCACCGGCAACAGCCACGGCTCCGCCGCCAAAGCCGCGTGGCCGGCTGACTCGCCCAGGATCCCGGCGTGCACTCGGATGATGCTGTAGACACCGACCTTGGTCATGATTGCAAACAAGGCCGCCACTGGTGCACTGGCTGCGGCGTAGGTGCCGGGCAGCCACATGTAAAGTGGGACGATGGCCGCCTTAAGGCCAAAGACCACTAGCAACAGGAGCGCCCCGGCTTTAAACAAGGATGCCTCTTGAGGTGCCAACTGAGCCACGCGAATCGCCAAGTCAGCCATGTTCAACGTCCCCGCAACGCCATAGATGACGGCCAGCCCAATGAGAAACAGGGCGGAGGCGACCAGGTTTAGAACCACGTAGTGCAATCCCACTTTGAATCGCTCGCGGCCGTGGCCGTGGACTAGCAAGACGTAGGAAGCAATCAATAACACTTCGAAAAACACGAAGAGATTGAACAGATCGCCCGTCACAAATGCACCAGACAAGCCCATGAGCTGAAAGTGAAACAGCGCGTGAAAATAACGGCCATGCGAGTCCCAGCCGCCCGTGGCGTACCAGAGCACAGGCACGGCAATGGTCCAGGTCAGGGCCAACATCATCGCGCTCAGGCGGTCAACCACCAGGACAATCCCAAAGGGAGCAGACCAGCCACCCAACGGGTAAACGGACAGAGTTCCTGTCGAGGCGTTGGACATCAGCTTCCATGCCAGCAAAGCGCCGATCAGGGCCGAGGTCAGGCTGAGCAATCGGCTGTAGCGAAGTTTGGCGCCACCATGACTGGCTTGGCCGCCGCCGTCGCCCATGAGAAGCAAAGTCGCGGCTGTGAACAAGGGAAGCAGAACCGGCAGCACAGACAAATGGCTGGCGAAAAAATGACTCACGAAATCGCTCATTTGACGTCCTCAACAGCGTTTGGCGTCGTGCTGCTAGGCTCAAATCCATCCACATGGTCGGTGCCGCTCTCGTGTCGGCTGCGCAATGCCAGTTCGATGACAAAGCCGGTGGTGGCAAAACCAATGACGATGGCGGTCAAAACCAAGGCTTGGGGAAGTGGGTCAGCCACCTGACCCGTCGCGGTAAGAATGGGCGCCGCGTCCTGCCACAGGCGGCCCATCGCGAAAATGAACAGATTCACGGCGTAGCCCAACAGACTCAGACCAATGACCACTGGCCAGGTGCGGCCCCGCAAGACCAAGTAAATACCGCTGGCTGTGACGGCACCAATGCCGGTAGCCACCAAAAATTCCAGACTCATGCCTGTGCTCCCTTCAGCTTCTTCTTGCGCGGCGCCACGTTGGGGGCACGACTCACGGCCCCCAGGGTTGCAATGGTCAGCAATGTGGCACCAACCACCGTGATGTAAACGCCTAAATCAAACAGCGCCGCTGTCGCAAGCGGCAAGTTACCCAGAAAGGGGACATACGGGTGACCGTGCGCGCTGGT
Proteins encoded in this region:
- a CDS encoding Na+/H+ antiporter subunit E; amino-acid sequence: MIKRKTSWLGHPWLTALLASSWLLLQHSVEPVHLLSATLIGIVIPRLLHDFLPRPSKIKLKPALRLTRFVLWDILMSNIAVAKLVLGSMSRPQPAWVPVPLALTHPTAISLLATIITTTPGTVSCSIDEERNMILVHALDCSDPAQMAIDIKDRYEVLLLAIFEGDPKITGDTA
- a CDS encoding monovalent cation/H+ antiporter subunit D; this translates as MSDFVSHFFASHLSVLPVLLPLFTAATLLLMGDGGGQASHGGAKLRYSRLLSLTSALIGALLAWKLMSNASTGTLSVYPLGGWSAPFGIVLVVDRLSAMMLALTWTIAVPVLWYATGGWDSHGRYFHALFHFQLMGLSGAFVTGDLFNLFVFFEVLLIASYVLLVHGHGRERFKVGLHYVVLNLVASALFLIGLAVIYGVAGTLNMADLAIRVAQLAPQEASLFKAGALLLLVVFGLKAAIVPLYMWLPGTYAAASAPVAALFAIMTKVGVYSIIRVHAGILGESAGHAALAAEPWLLPVALTTTVLGVFGALASHSLSRLVSYLTVASVGTILAAVGLFTPAAMSAALYYMVHSTLVIAALFLLVELVASQRGDIGDRLQPSTPVAQPIMLGLMTLLGAASVAGLPPLPGFLGKLMVLQSAAATPAQGWVWAVVLSAGFLTLIGLARAGSILFWQVLPINNQMSNSGGSWRLTSATLGLLGLSLVLATGASPLKRYTDAAAVQLADHTGYAQAVLGPVGGAAAQTTRPYRGGEGDVKLPPQGDKP
- a CDS encoding Na+/H+ antiporter subunit C, with the translated sequence MEFLVATGIGAVTASGIYLVLRGRTWPVVIGLSLLGYAVNLFIFAMGRLWQDAAPILTATGQVADPLPQALVLTAIVIGFATTGFVIELALRSRHESGTDHVDGFEPSSTTPNAVEDVK